A single genomic interval of Lathyrus oleraceus cultivar Zhongwan6 chromosome 7, CAAS_Psat_ZW6_1.0, whole genome shotgun sequence harbors:
- the LOC127108318 gene encoding 18.2 kDa class I heat shock protein, protein MSLIPSFFGNRRSNVYDPFSLDVWDPLKDFPFPSSALSASFPRENSAFVSTRVDWKETPEAHVFKADLPGLKKEEVKVEVEDDRVLQISGERSVEKEDKNDEWHRVERSSGKFLRRFRLPENAKMGQVKASMENGVLTVTVPKEEIKKPDVKSIEISG, encoded by the coding sequence ATGTCTTTGATTCCAAGTTTCTTTGGCAACCGAAGGAGTAACGTATACGATCCATTCTCCCTCGACGTTTGGGACCCCTTGAAGGATTTTCCATTTCCAAGTTCTGCACTCTCTGCTTCATTCCCTCGAGAGAATTCTGCTTTTGTATCCACGCGAGTGGACTGGAAGGAGACCCCAGAAGCACACGTGTTCAAGGCTGACCTTCCTGGACTGAAGAAGGAGGAAGTGAAAGTTGAAGTTGAAGATGATAGGGTTCTACAGATAAGCGGAGAGAGAAGCGTTGAGAAAGAAGATAAGAACGATGAATGGCATCGCGTGGAACGTAGCAGTGGAAAGTTCTTAAGAAGGTTCAGATTACCTGAGAATGCTAAAATGGGTCAAGTGAAAGCTTCCATGGAGAACGGTGTTCTTACTGTTACCGTTCCTAAGGAAGAGATCAAGAAGCCTGATGTTAAGTCCATTGAGATCTCTGGTTGA